One window from the genome of Paenibacillus azoreducens encodes:
- the ilvA gene encoding threonine ammonia-lyase IlvA, producing MVSMEDIVRAHHMLREVVIRTPLQHDAVLSAKYKCNVYLKREDLQVVRSFKIRGAYNMIRNLSDEELAKGIVCASAGNHAQGVAFSCNALGIQGKIYMPSTTPNQKVKQVKRFGGSNVEVVLTGDTFDDAFEQAMKACKEQGMTFIHPFDAPKIVAGNGTIAMEIMESMDAPADYVFVTIGGGGLAAGVSTYIKTVSPATQVIGVEPLGAASMSEALLRKEVVTLQEIDKFVDGAAVKRVGDLPYAICTSKLDDIVKVPEGKACTTILDLYNENAIVVEPAGALPVAALDLYSEQIQGKNVVCIISGGNNDIDRMQEIKERSLMYEGIKHYFMINFPQRSGALREFLQDVLGPGDDITNFEYTKKHNKENGPALVGIELNSKEDYLPLIERMNRKGLQYTELNKDSNLYNILI from the coding sequence ATGGTGTCCATGGAGGACATCGTGCGTGCTCACCACATGCTGCGTGAAGTGGTCATACGTACGCCGCTGCAGCATGACGCGGTATTGTCGGCGAAATACAAATGCAACGTCTATTTGAAAAGGGAAGATTTGCAGGTTGTGCGCTCCTTTAAAATCCGCGGTGCCTATAACATGATCCGCAACTTATCGGATGAAGAGCTTGCGAAGGGAATTGTCTGTGCAAGCGCGGGCAACCATGCGCAAGGCGTGGCTTTTTCCTGTAATGCCCTTGGCATTCAGGGCAAAATCTATATGCCAAGCACGACGCCGAACCAGAAGGTGAAGCAGGTCAAGCGTTTTGGCGGCAGCAACGTTGAGGTCGTCCTGACCGGCGATACATTCGACGATGCTTTCGAGCAGGCGATGAAGGCTTGCAAGGAGCAGGGAATGACGTTTATCCATCCGTTTGACGCGCCGAAAATCGTCGCAGGCAACGGCACGATCGCCATGGAAATTATGGAAAGCATGGATGCGCCGGCGGATTATGTTTTCGTTACGATCGGCGGTGGAGGTCTGGCGGCAGGCGTGAGCACGTATATCAAAACGGTGAGTCCCGCCACGCAGGTGATCGGGGTTGAGCCCTTGGGGGCGGCTTCCATGAGCGAAGCGCTGCTGCGCAAAGAAGTCGTGACGCTGCAAGAAATCGATAAATTCGTGGACGGAGCCGCGGTCAAAAGAGTGGGGGACTTGCCATACGCGATTTGTACGAGCAAGCTGGACGACATCGTGAAGGTGCCTGAAGGCAAAGCCTGCACGACGATTCTTGATCTGTACAACGAAAACGCGATTGTCGTCGAACCGGCAGGCGCGCTGCCCGTTGCGGCGCTTGACCTGTACAGCGAGCAGATTCAGGGCAAAAACGTCGTGTGCATCATCAGCGGCGGCAATAACGACATCGACCGCATGCAGGAAATCAAGGAACGCTCCCTGATGTACGAAGGCATCAAACATTACTTCATGATCAATTTCCCGCAGCGTTCCGGGGCATTGCGCGAGTTTTTGCAGGATGTGCTTGGGCCTGGGGACGACATCACCAACTTCGAATATACGAAAAAGCATAACAAAGAAAACGGCCCGGCCCTTGTCGGCATTGAACTGAACAGCAAAGAGGACTATCTCCCGCTGATCGAGCGCATGAACCGCAAAGGTCTGCAATACACCGAATTGAACAAGGATTCGAACTTGTATAATATTTTGATCTGA
- a CDS encoding DUF5677 domain-containing protein: protein MDENQKILMGLAARSSHILHQYFEIISTYFNKESDVPVFERHVLKQIPISCHVTSESILVLVANSRLWDNEMLIRSVLEGTLKFIYLTTGTDEERKTKIDEFWNVLPVIGQIKSSRRAEEVYNNLSENASQKNDMKFIKGVILSEDKINEIQTKYPRKYRKELEHKWSYSEIVKELSKDDKHKYFNGMFHGYGVGSHLIHHDADAINFLMDHNARVPERRIAKELAHGCRQISDVMTYSMLRLYAYKLLHNESVANVWLDSYIELSEEMKQYHESFQEIEEKYLEY from the coding sequence ATGGATGAAAATCAAAAAATACTTATGGGCTTAGCAGCTAGATCTAGTCATATTTTACATCAATATTTTGAGATTATTTCTACGTATTTTAATAAGGAGTCTGACGTACCTGTTTTCGAAAGGCATGTATTAAAACAAATACCAATTAGTTGTCATGTGACAAGTGAGAGTATTTTAGTTTTGGTTGCAAATAGTAGATTATGGGATAATGAAATGCTCATCCGTTCAGTACTAGAAGGAACTTTAAAATTTATATATTTAACAACAGGAACTGATGAAGAAAGGAAGACTAAGATAGACGAATTCTGGAATGTGCTTCCTGTAATAGGTCAAATAAAGAGTTCAAGAAGAGCCGAGGAAGTATACAATAATTTATCTGAGAATGCATCTCAGAAGAATGATATGAAGTTTATTAAAGGTGTTATTCTAAGTGAAGATAAGATAAATGAAATCCAAACCAAATATCCAAGAAAATATCGTAAAGAATTGGAACATAAGTGGTCTTATAGTGAAATAGTTAAAGAACTTTCGAAAGATGACAAGCATAAGTATTTTAATGGGATGTTTCATGGTTATGGAGTAGGAAGTCACTTAATACATCACGACGCTGACGCTATAAATTTTTTGATGGATCATAATGCAAGAGTGCCAGAAAGAAGGATTGCTAAAGAATTAGCACATGGATGCCGACAAATCAGTGATGTCATGACTTATTCAATGCTAAGACTTTATGCATACAAGCTGTTACACAATGAATCAGTTGCTAATGTATGGCTTGATTCATATATCGAATTAAGCGAGGAAATGAAGCAATATCATGAATCTTTCCAAGAAATTGAAGAGAAATACTTAGAATATTGA
- a CDS encoding DUF6809 family protein, translating to MKSILEEIYYGNLHMEEQIVPTDPEYQPINRKISELIEEAKQKLSESDFAALEEILDLNGESNSILAKASFVHGFTMGALVMVEVFGGEGKGVGE from the coding sequence ATGAAGAGTATTTTGGAGGAAATCTACTACGGTAACCTACATATGGAAGAGCAAATTGTCCCCACAGATCCTGAATATCAGCCGATTAACAGAAAAATTTCGGAATTGATAGAGGAAGCCAAACAAAAATTATCGGAAAGTGATTTCGCAGCTCTTGAGGAAATTCTGGATTTGAATGGGGAGTCTAACTCTATTCTGGCAAAAGCTTCTTTTGTTCACGGGTTTACGATGGGGGCTTTGGTGATGGTGGAGGTGTTTGGTGGGGAGGGGAAGGGTGTTGGGGAGTAG
- a CDS encoding alpha/beta hydrolase, with the protein MKHIFKQGSDPAAPVLVLLHGTGGNEHDLLPLAEMLSPESSVLGVRGNVLENGMPRFFRRLAEGVFDEEDLVARTKELNDFLDEAAKEYGLQRDRMIAVGYSNGANIAASLLFHYEHAFWGAILLHPMVPLRGKQLPDLTGLSVFIGAGQNDPICSASETEELQSLLTGAGAEVQVHWDNKGHQLSKKEMYAASDWLDNRF; encoded by the coding sequence ATGAAGCATATTTTCAAACAAGGATCGGATCCGGCTGCGCCGGTGCTGGTTTTGCTGCATGGTACGGGGGGCAATGAACATGATCTGCTGCCGCTGGCGGAAATGCTCTCCCCGGAATCCTCGGTGCTGGGGGTTCGCGGCAATGTACTGGAAAACGGGATGCCGCGCTTCTTCCGCAGACTCGCGGAGGGCGTGTTTGATGAAGAGGATCTGGTTGCCCGCACCAAAGAACTAAATGATTTTCTGGACGAAGCGGCTAAGGAGTATGGACTTCAGCGTGACCGCATGATTGCGGTCGGTTACTCGAACGGCGCCAATATCGCTGCCAGCCTCTTGTTCCATTACGAGCATGCTTTTTGGGGAGCGATCCTGCTTCATCCGATGGTGCCGCTGCGCGGTAAACAGCTGCCTGATCTCACCGGACTGTCTGTCTTTATCGGCGCAGGCCAAAACGATCCGATCTGCTCGGCTTCCGAAACGGAAGAACTGCAGTCTCTGCTCACTGGGGCGGGTGCGGAGGTACAGGTGCACTGGGACAATAAAGGGCATCAGCTGAGCAAAAAAGAGATGTATGCGGCTTCCGATTGGCTGGATAACCGCTTCTAA
- a CDS encoding FAD-dependent oxidoreductase, whose translation MQQYDVVVMGGGISGAMAAIAASKSGAKTLIIESHGFLGGTLTANGVGPMMTFHAGEKQVIQGFTGELIERLKRLGKSPGHIFDTVGFTYSVTPFDAEAMKHELELMVTEAGGEILYHTMLAGVYAENGRITGIRVCNKSGLSDIHASVFIDATGDGDLSALAGVEYTKGRESDGATQPMTLKMKMYNVDIPKVKEYIHSHPEDFPLYNGDTSIVEKSPRLSVGGFDSLFRKAKERGEISIPRENILFFETNNPGEVILNTTRIIGFDATDAHSLSQAEMEGRKQCRELELFVRKYIPGFENAVVESTGPSIGVRGSRQIKGIYTLTAEDILEQRLFEDTIAHSGYPIDIHSPDGEGTKHQKLEWGGVYSIPYSCMITSSVNNLIVIGRCISATFEAQAAMRTTPTTGAIGHGGGVAAALAALEGKNVQDIDIKKVQTILKEQGAYLEA comes from the coding sequence ATGCAGCAATACGACGTAGTTGTAATGGGCGGAGGCATCTCTGGCGCGATGGCGGCCATCGCCGCATCCAAATCCGGCGCGAAAACGCTGATTATCGAGTCCCACGGTTTTCTTGGCGGCACGTTGACCGCAAACGGCGTTGGTCCAATGATGACCTTCCATGCTGGCGAGAAACAAGTCATTCAGGGCTTCACCGGGGAGCTGATCGAGCGGCTGAAGCGGTTGGGCAAATCTCCCGGGCATATTTTTGATACGGTAGGTTTTACATATTCTGTTACCCCTTTTGACGCCGAAGCGATGAAACATGAACTTGAGCTGATGGTTACGGAAGCCGGCGGCGAGATTTTATATCATACGATGCTGGCAGGCGTTTATGCGGAAAATGGCCGGATTACGGGCATACGGGTGTGCAATAAATCCGGGCTCAGCGACATCCACGCTTCTGTCTTCATCGATGCGACGGGAGACGGCGACCTCTCGGCTCTTGCCGGAGTGGAATATACAAAAGGGCGCGAATCCGACGGTGCAACGCAGCCGATGACTTTGAAAATGAAAATGTACAACGTCGACATTCCCAAGGTCAAGGAATACATTCACAGCCATCCGGAGGACTTCCCGCTGTATAACGGGGACACCTCCATTGTTGAGAAATCCCCCCGCCTTTCGGTCGGCGGATTCGACAGCCTGTTTCGAAAAGCCAAAGAACGTGGCGAAATTTCCATTCCGCGCGAAAATATTTTGTTCTTCGAAACCAATAACCCGGGCGAGGTCATTCTTAACACAACCCGTATTATCGGTTTTGACGCAACCGACGCGCACAGCCTGAGCCAGGCGGAGATGGAAGGCCGCAAGCAGTGCCGTGAACTGGAGCTTTTTGTCCGCAAATACATTCCAGGGTTCGAGAATGCGGTTGTAGAGTCTACAGGACCAAGCATCGGCGTTCGCGGCTCGCGCCAAATCAAGGGAATCTACACGCTGACGGCAGAGGATATTTTGGAGCAGCGCCTGTTTGAAGATACCATTGCCCACTCCGGTTATCCGATCGATATCCACAGCCCGGACGGCGAAGGTACGAAACATCAAAAATTGGAATGGGGCGGCGTATACAGCATACCTTATTCCTGCATGATAACCAGCTCCGTGAATAACCTGATCGTCATCGGCCGCTGCATTTCGGCCACCTTCGAAGCGCAAGCGGCGATGAGAACCACGCCGACAACAGGCGCTATCGGTCATGGCGGCGGCGTTGCCGCAGCACTCGCGGCGCTGGAGGGCAAAAACGTACAGGACATCGACATCAAAAAAGTACAGACGATTTTAAAAGAGCAAGGAGCTTACCTGGAAGCTTAA
- a CDS encoding hydantoinase/oxoprolinase family protein yields MGRTKVRVGIDVGGTFTDAALIDNETFEVIEKMKIPTTHHDPDGVAKGIVQILDRILSSKGIHPEDVTFIAHGTTQATNALLEGDVARVGIIGMGSGIDGLSARSESNPGDIELAPGKYLHTFHTYLDSKNMTDDQINAAIDELAAQGAEVIVASEAYSVDDPTNELRVVELANRKGLYATGGHEISQLYGLKTRTRTAVINASLIPKMMETANMTEKSVKNANIQSQLMIMRCDGGVMSIDEVRKRPILTMLSGLAAGVAGALMYEKISDGIFFEVGGTSVDISVIKNGKVMIKNAEVGGHRTYLQSLDVRTLGIAGGSMIKVAGGKITDVGPRSAHIAGKEYEAFAPTENMVDPKVKFISPREGDPAEYIICECAGGKEYSYTLAGAANILNYIPEGDYAQGNTEAALKAWQALADHVGLSVEEAARQVMNIAIDKTMKTVNEMIEDYELDRSFVTLVGGGGSGAVLIPAMAEREGFKSQIANNAPYVSTIGVALAMVKEQLERTVVNPTDEDIKRIRADIIERIVQSGASEETVEVSIEIDSQKNILRAMATGSTELRSKDLAQEAMSEEDMRAIAASSIDQPLESTVLAAQTGRWSLFVSENVKKSFFGLLKKKSSSVSVLDREGVVRFKKSNVHYAKLSKSAQEALNSFLDDNTIYSDANATIPKVFVFYKEKMLDLTGMQTKEQLLSILEIETEMLAAQDEILVVAYQ; encoded by the coding sequence ATGGGGAGAACAAAAGTAAGGGTTGGCATTGACGTTGGCGGTACGTTTACCGACGCGGCTCTCATCGACAATGAAACATTCGAAGTCATCGAAAAAATGAAAATTCCGACCACTCACCATGACCCGGACGGCGTGGCGAAAGGGATCGTGCAAATTTTGGATCGCATTCTAAGCAGCAAAGGCATCCATCCCGAAGACGTCACCTTCATCGCTCACGGAACGACGCAGGCAACGAATGCCCTTCTGGAGGGTGACGTCGCTCGCGTCGGCATCATTGGCATGGGTTCAGGCATTGACGGCCTCAGCGCCCGCTCCGAATCCAATCCAGGAGATATCGAGCTGGCTCCGGGCAAATATTTGCATACTTTTCATACGTACCTGGATTCCAAAAACATGACGGATGACCAAATCAACGCCGCTATCGATGAATTGGCCGCTCAAGGAGCCGAGGTTATCGTCGCTTCCGAAGCTTACAGCGTGGATGATCCGACCAATGAGCTGCGCGTCGTGGAGCTTGCGAACCGCAAAGGCCTCTACGCCACGGGCGGGCATGAGATAAGCCAGCTTTACGGCCTGAAGACGCGGACACGCACAGCCGTTATCAACGCCTCGCTCATTCCCAAGATGATGGAGACCGCAAATATGACGGAGAAATCCGTCAAAAATGCCAACATCCAATCGCAGCTGATGATTATGCGATGCGACGGCGGCGTTATGAGCATCGACGAGGTGCGCAAGCGCCCGATCCTGACGATGCTGTCCGGACTGGCCGCAGGGGTTGCCGGGGCGCTGATGTATGAGAAAATTTCCGACGGCATTTTCTTTGAGGTCGGCGGTACCAGCGTCGACATCTCCGTCATTAAAAACGGTAAAGTCATGATCAAAAATGCCGAGGTAGGCGGACACCGCACCTATCTGCAATCCTTGGATGTGCGCACGCTTGGCATCGCCGGCGGCAGTATGATCAAGGTAGCCGGAGGAAAAATCACGGATGTCGGTCCGCGCAGCGCGCATATCGCCGGCAAAGAATATGAAGCTTTCGCGCCTACAGAAAACATGGTAGACCCGAAGGTGAAATTCATCAGCCCGCGTGAAGGCGACCCTGCCGAATACATCATCTGCGAATGTGCCGGAGGCAAGGAATATTCGTATACGCTGGCCGGAGCGGCCAACATCCTGAATTACATTCCCGAAGGCGATTATGCCCAAGGAAATACCGAAGCGGCGCTGAAAGCATGGCAGGCGCTGGCGGATCATGTTGGACTGAGCGTGGAAGAAGCCGCCAGACAGGTGATGAATATCGCCATCGATAAAACGATGAAAACCGTTAACGAGATGATCGAAGACTATGAGCTGGACCGCAGCTTCGTTACGCTAGTGGGCGGCGGCGGCAGTGGTGCCGTACTCATCCCGGCGATGGCCGAGCGCGAGGGCTTCAAATCGCAAATTGCCAATAACGCCCCTTATGTCTCCACGATCGGCGTAGCGCTGGCCATGGTTAAGGAACAGCTGGAGCGCACGGTCGTCAATCCGACCGACGAGGATATTAAGCGCATCCGTGCCGACATCATTGAGCGTATCGTGCAGTCCGGCGCTTCCGAGGAGACGGTAGAAGTTAGTATCGAGATCGACAGCCAGAAAAATATTCTCCGCGCCATGGCGACCGGCTCCACCGAGCTGCGCTCCAAGGATCTGGCCCAGGAAGCGATGTCCGAGGAAGACATGCGGGCCATCGCTGCCAGCTCCATTGACCAGCCGCTGGAATCGACGGTGCTTGCTGCACAGACCGGACGTTGGAGCCTGTTCGTCAGCGAGAATGTGAAGAAATCCTTTTTTGGCTTGTTGAAAAAGAAATCAAGCTCCGTCAGCGTTCTCGACCGCGAAGGCGTTGTCCGCTTCAAAAAAAGCAACGTCCACTATGCGAAGCTCAGCAAATCCGCGCAGGAAGCGCTCAACTCGTTTTTGGACGATAACACCATTTATTCCGACGCCAATGCCACGATTCCGAAGGTATTTGTCTTTTACAAGGAAAAAATGCTCGATTTAACCGGCATGCAGACCAAAGAGCAGCTGTTGTCCATCCTGGAGATCGAAACCGAGATGCTCGCGGCACAGGATGAAATACTGGTTGTGGCTTATCAATAA
- a CDS encoding citrate transporter: MTTAMWFQAIGILLVFLVFVGLMMARKLPTILALPCMAILFAIIAGVPLLSNDPETTSIAKTILAGGSMKLSGAIAGLIFGAWFGQILNKVGITKSIIRKAAELAGDKPVLIAILFFITASIIFSAAGGLGMVILVGTIVIPIMLTAGISQFVASIVVLLAVGVGSLFNVSNWAVYVDVLGLSVDKIANYTLVVAAPLIVVSLIMIVFYIKKDGKGRKAWAMPAATPGDNKKVPAISLISPLVPVLLVFIFKIDIVPAVIIGAIVTILLTWPKRPVHILSSALVEGIQDVAGALGLMIGIGILLSSVMSPQVSAVISPLIESVLPSSPLMYILFFTILSPLAIYRGPLNVWGLGSGIAALFVSAGMTPVAAMLALRAVSNVQSVSDPTNSHNVWVADFTKSDINEILKKTLPWTMVSVLIAVVIGSFMVF, translated from the coding sequence ATGACAACAGCAATGTGGTTCCAAGCAATCGGTATTTTGCTCGTATTCCTGGTGTTTGTAGGTCTCATGATGGCACGCAAGCTGCCAACCATTCTGGCTCTGCCCTGCATGGCGATTCTGTTCGCCATTATCGCGGGCGTGCCGCTGCTGTCGAATGATCCGGAGACGACCTCCATCGCCAAAACCATTCTGGCAGGCGGCTCCATGAAATTATCCGGCGCTATCGCAGGCCTCATTTTTGGTGCCTGGTTCGGCCAGATTCTGAACAAAGTCGGCATTACCAAATCCATTATCCGCAAGGCTGCTGAGCTGGCTGGCGATAAACCCGTACTTATAGCTATTCTCTTTTTTATTACCGCATCCATCATTTTTTCGGCGGCAGGCGGACTTGGCATGGTCATCCTGGTCGGCACGATCGTTATCCCGATTATGCTGACGGCAGGCATTTCCCAATTCGTCGCTTCCATCGTTGTTCTGCTGGCCGTAGGGGTTGGCTCTCTGTTCAACGTGTCCAACTGGGCTGTTTATGTCGATGTGCTGGGTCTCTCCGTCGATAAAATCGCAAACTACACCCTGGTTGTGGCCGCGCCGCTCATTGTTGTTTCGTTGATTATGATTGTGTTTTATATCAAAAAAGACGGCAAAGGCCGCAAAGCATGGGCGATGCCAGCTGCAACGCCAGGCGACAACAAGAAGGTGCCTGCGATTTCGCTGATCAGCCCGTTGGTACCGGTTCTTCTCGTGTTCATTTTCAAAATCGATATTGTTCCGGCCGTAATTATCGGCGCTATCGTCACCATTCTACTCACCTGGCCCAAACGTCCGGTCCATATCCTCTCCAGCGCGCTGGTGGAAGGGATTCAGGACGTCGCTGGCGCCTTGGGGCTTATGATCGGCATCGGCATCCTGCTGAGTTCCGTCATGTCGCCGCAGGTATCGGCAGTTATCTCGCCATTGATCGAATCCGTGCTGCCAAGCAGCCCGCTGATGTACATCCTGTTCTTTACGATTTTGTCGCCGCTTGCGATCTATCGCGGACCGCTGAACGTATGGGGTCTTGGCAGCGGCATCGCCGCCCTGTTCGTATCCGCTGGCATGACGCCGGTGGCCGCAATGCTTGCTTTGCGCGCGGTCAGCAACGTGCAGTCCGTGTCGGACCCTACAAACTCGCATAACGTATGGGTGGCCGATTTTACGAAAAGCGATATCAATGAAATTTTGAAAAAGACGCTGCCATGGACGATGGTCTCTGTCCTGATCGCGGTGGTTATTGGATCATTTATGGTATTTTAA
- a CDS encoding MurR/RpiR family transcriptional regulator: MSSQVPAVIAKIVSQTQKLTYGENQIANFVIHNPDFITRNTITAIANEIGVSETSINRFCKKVGFKGFNDFKIAFAQDAFYRDMQAKKKERREINPIDALALDYNELIVNTSALVTEEQLRRVVDILKGARRIYIIGMFDSYLAAIALKNRLSIIGIMAEAVNDSRAMKIAAAQCGKEDAVVAFSRSGSTKEIVETVAIAQVHQVKTISITCYDSSPITENADVNIIVPDKISVNNSALMSNHITFLFVVDLIMSIFISSDKSYLKKKLDSEAVLASDQSMTNYYL; this comes from the coding sequence ATGTCTTCACAGGTTCCGGCCGTCATCGCAAAAATCGTATCCCAAACTCAAAAATTGACATATGGTGAAAACCAGATCGCCAATTTCGTTATACACAATCCGGATTTTATTACGCGTAATACGATTACGGCCATTGCCAATGAAATCGGCGTATCGGAGACAAGTATTAATCGGTTCTGTAAAAAGGTCGGGTTTAAGGGCTTTAACGATTTCAAGATTGCTTTTGCCCAGGACGCCTTTTATCGGGATATGCAGGCCAAGAAAAAAGAAAGACGGGAAATCAACCCGATCGATGCGCTTGCGCTCGATTATAACGAATTGATCGTCAATACGTCCGCGCTCGTTACCGAGGAGCAGCTCCGCCGCGTGGTGGATATCCTGAAGGGGGCACGGCGGATTTATATTATCGGCATGTTCGATTCATACCTGGCCGCCATCGCCCTGAAGAACCGCTTGTCCATCATCGGGATCATGGCCGAAGCGGTCAATGACAGCCGTGCCATGAAGATCGCCGCCGCCCAATGCGGCAAAGAAGACGCCGTTGTGGCCTTCTCCCGCTCCGGCTCGACGAAGGAAATCGTGGAGACGGTGGCCATCGCGCAGGTCCATCAGGTCAAGACGATTTCGATCACATGTTATGATTCGTCGCCCATTACGGAAAACGCGGACGTGAACATCATCGTGCCGGACAAAATTTCGGTGAATAATAGCGCGCTTATGTCCAATCACATTACATTCCTGTTTGTCGTCGATCTGATCATGAGCATTTTCATCTCGTCGGACAAGTCTTATTTGAAGAAAAAGCTCGACAGTGAAGCTGTTTTGGCCAGCGATCAGTCGATGACGAATTATTATTTATAA
- a CDS encoding ring-cleaving dioxygenase — MLKTAGIHHITAFVNDAQQNVDFHAGVLGLRLVKKTVNFDAPEVYHLYFGNENGSPGTIITFFPQDNARTGKIGGGQVSITVYAIPEGSMDFWQKRLDSFGIQYETTTRFGETFLRFFDPSGLQIELVERNEGAPSRWSFNGIPAEHAIKGFGGAMLSSVSSKNTMLVLEKVLGLDLIAEEDGLVRFKGFGDIGNIIDVNAENAAWGDPGAGTVHHIAWRAKDYEEHEKWRELLAQIGFQPTQVIDRQYFNAIYFREPGGILFEIATDPPGFARDETFEELGTHLMLPEWYEPQRELIEQILTKIEVREVEEI; from the coding sequence ATGCTTAAAACAGCAGGTATTCATCATATTACCGCATTCGTAAACGATGCCCAGCAAAATGTCGATTTTCACGCTGGCGTGTTAGGATTGCGATTGGTCAAAAAAACGGTCAACTTTGACGCACCGGAGGTTTATCATTTATATTTTGGCAATGAAAACGGAAGTCCGGGCACCATCATTACCTTCTTTCCACAGGACAATGCCAGAACAGGCAAAATCGGCGGCGGGCAGGTAAGTATTACCGTCTATGCGATTCCGGAGGGAAGCATGGATTTTTGGCAAAAACGGCTGGATTCCTTCGGCATCCAATATGAAACGACCACCCGCTTCGGCGAAACCTTCCTGCGTTTCTTCGATCCGTCGGGACTGCAAATCGAGCTTGTCGAACGTAACGAAGGAGCGCCTAGCCGTTGGTCTTTTAACGGTATTCCTGCCGAACATGCCATCAAAGGTTTTGGTGGCGCCATGCTGAGCAGCGTATCTTCGAAAAATACGATGCTTGTGCTGGAAAAAGTGCTTGGACTTGACCTCATTGCCGAGGAAGACGGACTTGTTCGTTTTAAAGGATTTGGCGATATCGGCAATATCATTGACGTGAATGCCGAGAACGCGGCATGGGGAGATCCCGGGGCCGGAACGGTTCACCACATCGCATGGCGGGCCAAAGATTACGAAGAGCATGAAAAATGGCGCGAATTGCTGGCGCAAATCGGTTTTCAGCCAACCCAGGTGATTGACCGGCAATATTTTAATGCGATATACTTCCGTGAGCCGGGTGGAATCCTGTTCGAAATCGCCACCGATCCTCCGGGTTTTGCGCGTGACGAAACTTTCGAAGAGCTGGGTACCCATTTGATGCTGCCGGAATGGTACGAACCACAGCGTGAATTGATCGAGCAAATATTGACCAAAATTGAAGTACGTGAAGTGGAGGAGATATAA
- a CDS encoding helix-turn-helix domain-containing protein — translation MYKRIRDLREDRDLTQQKLADHLNISQTTYSRYESGDLDVPSSVLIKLSEFYNVSIDYILGQTNNSKRL, via the coding sequence ATGTATAAGAGAATACGCGATTTGCGAGAGGACAGGGACTTGACGCAGCAAAAATTGGCTGATCATTTAAACATCTCACAAACAACTTATTCACGATACGAAAGTGGAGACTTAGATGTGCCTAGCTCTGTGTTGATTAAGTTATCCGAGTTTTATAACGTAAGCATTGATTACATTCTTGGCCAAACGAACAACTCCAAACGGCTTTGA